In a genomic window of Peptoclostridium acidaminophilum DSM 3953:
- the cuyB gene encoding cysteate racemase, with translation MSKTLGILGGMGPMATVTLFKKVISMTRANCDQEHIHQIIDSNTQIPDRTSYILGKGEDPAPYLVESALRLEKMGADFIIMPCNTAHYFYERITQSIGIPLLNMVELTAEFSFDTCGSNAKVGLLATDGTCSSGVYDKYFELQNTELVKPDPDFQRLIMDFIYGIKKGSDADIDKLINAVQNLRDKGAQTFILGCTELSFAKDEYSLKGNFIDPLNVIAQRAVEFALG, from the coding sequence ATGAGCAAAACACTAGGCATTCTTGGTGGAATGGGTCCTATGGCGACAGTCACACTTTTTAAAAAGGTGATATCTATGACTAGAGCAAACTGTGACCAGGAGCATATTCACCAGATAATAGACAGCAACACTCAAATACCAGACAGAACCTCATACATATTGGGCAAAGGCGAAGATCCGGCTCCCTATCTTGTGGAGTCTGCGTTGCGACTTGAAAAAATGGGTGCAGATTTTATAATAATGCCGTGCAATACGGCTCATTACTTCTATGAGAGAATAACACAAAGCATAGGTATCCCGCTTTTAAACATGGTCGAATTGACAGCCGAATTTTCTTTTGATACTTGCGGCAGCAACGCGAAAGTGGGCCTGCTTGCCACAGATGGAACGTGCAGCTCCGGAGTATACGACAAATATTTTGAACTTCAAAATACGGAGCTTGTTAAACCTGACCCTGATTTTCAAAGGCTTATAATGGATTTCATATACGGAATTAAGAAGGGTTCTGATGCGGATATCGACAAGCTAATCAATGCAGTTCAGAATCTCAGGGACAAGGGCGCCCAGACATTCATACTTGGCTGCACAGAGCTTTCATTCGCCAAGGACGAGTATAGCTTGAAGGGCAATTTCATAGATCCTTTAAATGTAATAGCCCAAAGAGCAGTCGAATTCGCCTTAGGATAG
- a CDS encoding sensor histidine kinase: MWKREKIEQTAMAAAVTVFMGQLYLSPVTGWFRISMAVMTLSILLLYFRQVSAIAVSFIVALAMPFFRAFVEYVSLSRAVPFEDLFANFFPVAIFYILFGILFELFRIREKADNPLLFIISLWFCDSAGNIAEISYRSTSNQFDFSHAVYEIIVIGLIRSVLTYAFYTYSIYYKNRYDREKKEERYREMMLFISSLKSELFFLRKSMNDIEDTMRRSYRLYRELGAGEMKEEALTVAKNIHEIKKDYYRVVDGMENVLSEKNKSSSMNISEIFEIMKENTRKIVAQKGKEIQIEFSCHEDFTTCEFYPIISVLNNLITNAIDAIEEKGKITVSEHADSIFFVLRVEDDGCGIDEGNMEVLFEPGFSTKYDPATGKMSTGIGLAHVNEIVINHFNGQVEVHRKKDGICTVFELKLPREAVENRGQKSDEC, from the coding sequence ATGTGGAAAAGGGAAAAAATCGAGCAAACTGCAATGGCGGCTGCGGTAACAGTTTTTATGGGGCAGCTGTACCTTTCGCCCGTGACTGGCTGGTTCAGGATTTCAATGGCTGTGATGACTCTTTCGATACTTCTGCTGTATTTCAGGCAGGTTTCAGCAATAGCCGTCAGCTTCATTGTGGCCTTGGCTATGCCGTTTTTCAGAGCTTTTGTAGAATACGTATCACTAAGCCGGGCGGTCCCTTTTGAGGATCTGTTTGCAAATTTTTTCCCGGTGGCAATATTCTACATACTTTTCGGAATTTTATTTGAGCTCTTCAGGATTAGGGAAAAGGCGGACAATCCCCTGCTCTTTATTATTTCGCTGTGGTTTTGCGACAGCGCGGGCAACATAGCGGAAATCTCATATCGGAGCACATCAAATCAATTCGATTTCTCGCATGCAGTATATGAAATAATTGTAATAGGCCTTATAAGATCCGTTCTGACATATGCATTCTACACATATTCAATTTACTACAAAAACAGATATGACAGGGAAAAAAAGGAAGAGCGATACAGGGAGATGATGCTTTTCATATCCAGCCTCAAGTCGGAGCTTTTTTTTCTCAGAAAGTCAATGAACGATATAGAAGACACGATGCGCAGGAGCTACAGACTCTACAGAGAGCTTGGAGCGGGCGAAATGAAGGAAGAGGCCCTTACAGTGGCAAAAAACATACACGAGATAAAAAAGGACTATTACAGGGTGGTGGACGGCATGGAGAATGTGCTTTCTGAGAAAAACAAGAGCTCCTCAATGAACATTTCGGAGATATTTGAAATAATGAAGGAAAACACTCGGAAAATAGTCGCACAAAAGGGAAAAGAAATACAGATTGAGTTCAGCTGTCATGAGGATTTCACAACCTGCGAATTTTATCCAATAATATCTGTACTGAATAATCTCATAACAAATGCCATAGATGCGATAGAGGAAAAGGGTAAAATAACTGTTAGCGAGCATGCAGATTCAATATTCTTCGTGTTGAGAGTAGAGGACGACGGATGCGGCATAGATGAGGGGAATATGGAGGTATTGTTTGAGCCTGGGTTTTCAACGAAATACGATCCGGCAACGGGAAAAATGTCAACTGGAATAGGACTTGCACATGTCAATGAAATAGTGATAAACCATTTCAATGGCCAGGTGGAGGTCCATAGGAAAAAGGACGGAATATGCACTGTTTTTGAGCTTAAGCTGCCAAGAGAGGCTGTAGAGAATAGGGGGCAAAAATCAGATGAATGCTAG
- a CDS encoding dicarboxylate/amino acid:cation symporter: protein MSLTTKILLGLVAGVAAGLALGNNPEIATTFIQPVGKLFINMIKMVIVPLVLSSLIVGAASIGDVKTLGRIGGKTMTYYMLTTAFAVTIGLACGKLFNPGAGLSIPAEAAASAAGEAPSLVDTLLNIIPSNPMLGLVEGNMLQIIAFALFLGIGVTALPEGKGKPFVDFFESLAEIMYKITAFIMELAPYGVFGLITPVVAQNGPAVLLPLIKVIAAVYIGCAAHAILIYSSAVTFIGRVNPLRFFKGIMPAALTAFSTTSSSGTLPVSIKAVKDNLGVSDKVASFVLPLGATINMDGTALYQGVCALFVAQVYGIDLTLAQMGTIVLTATLGSIGTAGVPGAGLIMLSLVLQSVGLPLEGVALIAGIDRVLDMARTCVNVIGDTSAAVVVAATENAIEEKMTAEYAS from the coding sequence ATGAGTTTGACAACCAAGATACTTTTGGGACTTGTGGCAGGTGTGGCGGCGGGCTTGGCTCTTGGAAACAACCCGGAGATAGCCACGACATTCATACAGCCTGTCGGCAAGCTTTTCATCAACATGATCAAGATGGTAATAGTTCCTCTTGTTCTTTCTTCGCTTATTGTCGGAGCGGCAAGCATCGGTGATGTGAAGACGCTCGGAAGGATAGGCGGAAAGACTATGACGTACTACATGCTTACGACTGCATTTGCTGTTACAATCGGACTTGCATGCGGAAAGCTGTTCAATCCGGGAGCGGGGCTCAGCATACCTGCCGAAGCCGCAGCATCTGCTGCAGGCGAAGCGCCATCCCTTGTTGATACGCTGCTGAATATAATACCTAGCAATCCTATGCTTGGGCTTGTAGAAGGCAATATGCTCCAGATTATAGCGTTCGCGCTTTTTCTTGGCATAGGGGTTACTGCTCTTCCAGAGGGAAAAGGAAAGCCTTTTGTAGATTTCTTTGAAAGCCTTGCTGAGATAATGTACAAGATAACAGCCTTCATTATGGAGCTTGCCCCATACGGAGTGTTCGGACTCATTACTCCTGTTGTTGCGCAAAACGGACCTGCAGTGCTGCTTCCTCTGATAAAAGTAATTGCAGCCGTTTATATAGGCTGTGCGGCACATGCAATACTGATTTACTCATCGGCTGTTACATTCATAGGAAGAGTAAATCCCCTAAGATTCTTCAAAGGGATAATGCCTGCCGCTCTTACAGCGTTCAGCACAACAAGCAGCTCTGGCACGCTTCCTGTGAGCATAAAGGCTGTAAAGGATAACCTGGGTGTTTCGGACAAGGTTGCAAGCTTCGTGCTTCCTCTGGGAGCCACAATAAACATGGACGGAACGGCTCTCTATCAGGGAGTGTGCGCACTGTTCGTGGCTCAGGTCTACGGAATAGATCTTACGCTGGCACAGATGGGAACCATAGTTCTTACAGCGACACTGGGTTCCATAGGAACTGCTGGTGTTCCGGGAGCCGGACTTATAATGCTATCGCTTGTACTTCAGTCAGTTGGGCTTCCTCTTGAAGGAGTTGCGCTTATAGCCGGAATAGACAGAGTTCTTGACATGGCAAGAACATGTGTAAACGTAATAGGAGACACATCAGCTGCGGTGGTTGTAGCAGCTACTGAAAATGCCATAGAAGAAAAAATGACTGCTGAATATGCATCATAA
- a CDS encoding DNA-binding domain-containing protein: MNASFYIVDDDKVIQKILTNIIRDKNLGSLLGVSSDGSEALEKIMVLKPDIVLVDLLMPGMDGASMVAKLKEYGCESMFIMISQVDSKELISKAYMDGIEFYISKPINVVEVVSVVESVKEKLRMSNVIKSFENAIKGMEFLKSKGHKKENEDYSVRDRVKKVLAQLGILGEAGCTDIIEIVAWLEEMGCGKQGSQYNYKLSDAYSHLKTKYESEETGEVNKSAIEQRIRRAVKSALSNIANLGIEDYYNDIFVKYASTLFDFGEVRREMDLLRGKSSYGGKINAKKFIEGILMAVMDE; encoded by the coding sequence ATGAATGCTAGCTTTTATATTGTCGACGATGACAAGGTAATACAGAAGATATTGACGAATATAATCAGGGACAAGAATCTGGGAAGCCTCCTTGGAGTATCGAGCGATGGCAGCGAGGCGCTTGAAAAAATAATGGTGCTAAAGCCCGATATAGTGCTTGTAGACCTTCTGATGCCGGGAATGGATGGGGCGAGCATGGTTGCAAAGCTTAAAGAGTACGGATGCGAGAGCATGTTTATAATGATATCCCAGGTCGATTCAAAGGAGCTCATATCTAAAGCCTATATGGACGGCATAGAGTTCTATATAAGCAAGCCTATAAATGTCGTGGAAGTAGTGTCGGTAGTAGAGAGCGTAAAGGAAAAGCTAAGGATGTCAAACGTCATAAAGTCATTTGAAAACGCAATAAAAGGTATGGAGTTCCTTAAAAGCAAAGGGCATAAGAAAGAGAACGAAGACTACAGCGTAAGAGACAGGGTCAAAAAGGTGCTAGCCCAGCTTGGTATACTCGGAGAAGCAGGCTGCACCGACATAATAGAAATAGTCGCATGGCTTGAGGAAATGGGCTGCGGCAAACAGGGATCACAGTATAATTACAAGCTTTCGGACGCCTATTCGCATCTTAAGACTAAATATGAAAGCGAAGAAACGGGAGAGGTAAACAAAAGCGCAATAGAGCAAAGAATAAGGCGTGCGGTAAAAAGCGCTCTTTCTAATATAGCCAACCTCGGAATAGAAGACTACTATAATGACATTTTTGTAAAATACGCTTCAACGCTTTTCGATTTTGGAGAAGTCAGAAGAGAAATGGACTTACTGAGAGGAAAATCGTCATATGGAGGCAAGATAAACGCAAAAAAATTCATTGAGGGAATACTAATGGCAGTAATGGACGAATAG
- a CDS encoding GntR family transcriptional regulator, producing the protein MDTKSLSHKKLGQRKNMPDIIAEALREAILNGELKGGESLKQEEIAGIFNASMIPVREALRRLEAQGLVKIFPNKGAIVSALSADEVRELFEIRILLEKGALEFAIDNLTDEDLTYAESILTQMDCITDGSTLSQLNWKFHFTIYKASGRMRLMELIENMHLNVERYMRIYLLDMHYHPTSQEEHYKLLEACKVKDSTTACSLLQNHMEKACNLLAEFLSSQTN; encoded by the coding sequence ATGGATACTAAATCACTTTCACACAAAAAACTGGGACAAAGAAAAAACATGCCCGATATAATCGCCGAAGCACTCAGGGAAGCCATACTCAACGGGGAGCTAAAGGGAGGAGAATCGCTAAAGCAGGAAGAAATAGCCGGCATTTTCAACGCCAGCATGATACCCGTAAGAGAAGCTCTACGTAGGCTCGAAGCGCAAGGGCTCGTGAAAATTTTCCCAAACAAAGGTGCTATAGTGAGCGCGCTGTCGGCTGACGAAGTCCGTGAGCTATTCGAGATAAGAATACTTCTCGAAAAAGGAGCTTTGGAGTTCGCGATAGACAACCTCACAGATGAGGATTTAACATACGCCGAATCAATACTCACGCAGATGGACTGCATCACGGACGGAAGCACACTCAGCCAGCTGAACTGGAAATTCCACTTCACCATATACAAGGCCAGCGGAAGAATGAGGCTCATGGAACTCATCGAAAACATGCATCTCAATGTGGAACGCTACATGAGAATATATCTGCTTGATATGCACTACCACCCAACTTCTCAGGAAGAACACTACAAGCTGCTCGAGGCATGTAAAGTAAAGGACAGCACAACGGCATGCTCTCTCCTGCAGAATCATATGGAAAAAGCGTGCAACCTGCTTGCAGAGTTTTTGTCGTCACAAACCAATTAA
- a CDS encoding class I SAM-dependent methyltransferase gives MDDRMSDIITEEMFMNLPREGPGDNEETRRAISVLGFLPRGLHVLDIGCGPGEQTIELARKINGRITALDINQMFLNELKRRAKHAGVLEKIDIINGSMFNMGFANASFDIIWAEAAIYIMGFENGLMEWRKLLKDGGYIVVSDMCWSCDDMDELPDEIRHFWEREAPEMNTLSINKAIVEKLGYKLLDCFMIPESAWWKNYYGPLEERIGQLKKKYTDQPEAIELLDNGLVEIDMFRKYSGYYGYYFFVMQA, from the coding sequence ATGGATGACAGGATGAGCGACATAATAACAGAAGAAATGTTCATGAACCTCCCGCGAGAAGGACCCGGAGACAACGAGGAGACCAGGAGGGCGATTTCCGTGCTCGGTTTTTTGCCCAGAGGGCTACATGTACTTGATATAGGCTGCGGACCGGGAGAACAAACAATTGAGCTGGCAAGAAAGATAAACGGAAGGATAACGGCGCTTGATATAAATCAGATGTTTCTCAATGAGCTAAAACGCAGGGCGAAACATGCCGGCGTACTCGAAAAGATTGACATTATAAATGGATCAATGTTTAACATGGGCTTTGCAAATGCAAGCTTTGACATCATTTGGGCTGAGGCGGCCATTTATATAATGGGTTTTGAGAACGGTCTTATGGAATGGAGGAAGCTCCTCAAAGATGGAGGATACATCGTGGTATCTGACATGTGCTGGTCATGCGATGATATGGACGAATTACCCGATGAAATAAGACATTTTTGGGAGAGGGAAGCCCCGGAAATGAATACCCTCAGCATAAACAAGGCGATAGTTGAAAAGCTCGGATACAAGCTGCTGGATTGCTTTATGATACCGGAATCTGCGTGGTGGAAGAACTATTACGGGCCCCTCGAAGAGCGCATAGGACAGCTCAAGAAGAAATACACAGACCAGCCTGAGGCAATAGAGCTGCTGGACAATGGCCTTGTTGAGATTGATATGTTCAGGAAGTACAGCGGATACTACGGATACTATTTCTTTGTTATGCAGGCATAA
- a CDS encoding sigma-54 interaction domain-containing protein, translating to MKKRVSLIALTELARIYLEGQLGEYISDIAEIKGYSMEKGLDNFEAGQLLVLSSETMRSQLEGSFVLESATEVVVARRTINYDFVDKIVLIPKGTNVLFVNDSKKTTFESINTLKRLGIDHINYIPCYPGSGEIPGGIDVCITAGEMDKVPPGMKEVYDIGIRIIDFPTIAEVLNRLDALDERAGRFSDKYLVKLTNVAKRLARSTQEIGLLYEDLNIVIDGFNDGILVYDHKGVVRVFNENLKKMLQISSGYKVIDRHIKDVVCSKKLAEILMSPETQKTEVISMDGFEMVVNKIFLTKNNSFIAIIRSARQAIEENEKIKRELVNKGFYAKYTFDDIIGSSAQINRTKEICARLAGSDLTILIEGESGTGKELFASAIHNSSDRAAGPFLAVNFSALPDELIESELFGYEEGAFTGALKGGKAGLFEQADGGTIFLDEIGDISIKVQARLLRVLQEKEVMRIGARKINSVDVRIIAATNRNLVQMVSEKKFREDLYYRLKIGHVKIPPLRSRKEDIEELVRHFVKTDTSDCISVFDDVIERLVQQDWHGNIRELKNTISYMLAVRKENVLTADEMPENHYFVRGQAAVCDSSMEQKLLSSQELLILQAIYVLKSRGEVVGRDKISEYVKKQGIYITSHQIRNRLDKLQDKGFVIKGRGKIGTLLTVRGETIANGSSGNIK from the coding sequence TTGAAAAAACGGGTTTCGCTGATAGCGCTGACTGAACTGGCAAGGATTTATCTTGAAGGACAGTTGGGCGAGTACATATCAGACATCGCAGAAATAAAGGGCTATTCCATGGAAAAGGGACTCGACAATTTTGAAGCAGGGCAGCTGCTTGTGCTTTCAAGCGAGACTATGCGCAGCCAGCTTGAAGGGAGTTTTGTGCTCGAGAGCGCTACTGAAGTCGTGGTTGCCAGAAGAACAATCAATTATGATTTTGTAGACAAAATAGTGCTTATTCCAAAGGGGACAAACGTATTATTCGTAAACGATTCCAAGAAGACGACATTTGAGAGCATTAATACGCTCAAAAGGCTTGGAATAGATCATATAAACTACATTCCATGCTATCCGGGCTCCGGGGAAATTCCCGGGGGCATAGATGTATGTATAACAGCAGGGGAGATGGATAAGGTCCCGCCTGGAATGAAGGAAGTCTATGATATAGGAATAAGGATAATAGACTTTCCCACAATAGCAGAGGTGCTAAACAGGCTGGATGCCCTGGACGAAAGGGCTGGAAGATTTTCTGACAAATATCTTGTAAAGCTGACAAACGTGGCGAAAAGGCTTGCAAGGTCTACACAGGAAATAGGGCTGCTGTACGAAGACCTCAACATTGTCATTGACGGTTTTAACGATGGTATACTTGTGTACGACCATAAAGGCGTTGTAAGAGTATTCAATGAAAACCTAAAAAAAATGCTTCAGATTTCAAGCGGATATAAGGTTATTGACAGGCATATAAAGGACGTGGTGTGCAGCAAAAAGCTCGCAGAGATTCTCATGAGCCCTGAAACGCAAAAAACAGAAGTCATAAGCATGGACGGCTTTGAAATGGTGGTCAATAAAATATTTCTGACGAAAAACAATTCTTTCATAGCCATAATAAGGAGTGCAAGACAGGCGATTGAAGAAAATGAAAAGATAAAGAGGGAGCTCGTAAACAAGGGCTTCTATGCCAAATATACATTTGACGATATAATCGGAAGCTCAGCCCAGATAAACAGGACAAAGGAAATCTGTGCAAGACTCGCCGGCAGTGATCTGACAATACTGATAGAGGGTGAAAGCGGAACTGGAAAGGAGCTTTTTGCAAGCGCCATCCACAACTCATCAGACAGGGCGGCGGGGCCGTTTCTTGCGGTCAACTTCAGCGCTCTTCCCGATGAGCTCATTGAAAGCGAGCTCTTTGGCTATGAGGAAGGTGCATTTACAGGGGCGCTAAAGGGAGGAAAGGCAGGCCTTTTTGAGCAGGCAGACGGCGGGACCATATTCCTGGATGAGATAGGCGACATTTCGATCAAGGTGCAAGCGCGTCTTCTGAGAGTTCTTCAGGAAAAGGAGGTAATGAGGATTGGCGCCAGAAAGATAAATTCTGTAGATGTAAGAATTATAGCAGCCACGAACAGAAATCTGGTCCAGATGGTAAGTGAAAAAAAATTCAGGGAAGATCTTTATTACAGGCTCAAGATAGGCCATGTAAAGATACCTCCACTAAGAAGCAGGAAGGAAGACATAGAGGAGCTTGTAAGGCACTTTGTAAAGACTGACACCTCAGACTGCATAAGTGTTTTTGACGACGTGATTGAAAGACTTGTCCAGCAGGACTGGCATGGCAACATAAGGGAGCTTAAAAACACAATTTCATATATGCTGGCTGTGAGGAAAGAAAATGTGCTTACGGCGGATGAAATGCCTGAAAATCATTATTTTGTGAGAGGGCAAGCCGCAGTATGCGACTCAAGCATGGAACAGAAGCTTTTGAGCTCGCAGGAACTTTTGATACTTCAGGCTATATACGTTTTGAAGTCAAGAGGCGAAGTTGTCGGCAGGGACAAAATAAGCGAGTATGTTAAAAAACAGGGCATATACATTACAAGCCACCAAATCAGGAACAGGCTTGATAAGCTGCAGGATAAGGGATTTGTCATAAAGGGCAGAGGGAAAATAGGAACTTTATTGACTGTCAGAGGTGAAACCATTGCAAATGGCAGCAGCGGAAATATTAAATGA
- a CDS encoding pyridoxal phosphate-dependent aminotransferase, translated as MNKKLSVKNMSIAPSVTLAITAKAKSMKASGEDVISFGAGEPDFRTPENIRNAAISVIESGSLGYTAASGLPELKDAICEKLKNDNNLTYSPNNIVVSCGAKHSLSNALQAICNPGDEVIVPLPYWVSYPELVKMADAVPVFVEAVEENGFKYSMEDLKSAINERTKAIILNSPSNPTGAVYTKDELQEIADIAAEKNIYVISDEIYEKLIYEGEHISIASLGEKIKDLTIVVNGVSKCYAMTGWRIGYTAANAQITGVMANIQSHATSNPNTIAQYASLEALRGEQDTLGDMIKAFDERRNFMADRINCIDGISCTKPAGAFYVMMNIRNLMGREIGGVKIENSMDFANYLLDSAKVAVVPGIGFGTEGYVRLSYATSLENIREGLERIENAINA; from the coding sequence ATGAACAAGAAACTGTCAGTAAAAAACATGAGCATAGCGCCTTCGGTAACACTTGCAATAACCGCGAAGGCGAAGAGCATGAAGGCAAGCGGGGAGGACGTAATAAGCTTTGGAGCAGGGGAGCCTGACTTTAGAACACCTGAAAATATAAGAAATGCCGCAATAAGCGTAATCGAGTCGGGAAGCCTTGGGTACACTGCAGCATCGGGACTGCCTGAGCTCAAGGATGCGATATGCGAAAAGCTAAAAAACGACAACAATCTTACATATTCCCCAAATAACATTGTAGTATCCTGCGGGGCGAAGCATTCGCTATCGAATGCACTCCAGGCGATATGCAATCCGGGGGATGAGGTCATAGTTCCTCTTCCATATTGGGTTAGCTATCCAGAGCTGGTAAAGATGGCAGATGCAGTTCCTGTGTTTGTGGAAGCGGTTGAAGAAAACGGATTCAAGTATTCCATGGAAGATCTCAAGTCTGCCATTAATGAGAGGACTAAGGCGATAATACTCAACAGTCCTAGCAATCCTACGGGAGCTGTGTACACAAAAGATGAGCTTCAGGAGATAGCCGACATAGCTGCTGAGAAAAACATATATGTAATTTCTGATGAGATATATGAAAAGCTTATATATGAGGGAGAGCATATAAGCATAGCTTCCCTTGGAGAGAAAATAAAGGATCTTACTATAGTAGTGAATGGCGTTTCAAAGTGCTATGCGATGACGGGCTGGAGGATAGGCTATACAGCAGCGAATGCGCAGATAACGGGCGTAATGGCCAATATTCAAAGCCATGCGACATCAAATCCAAACACGATTGCCCAGTATGCAAGCCTTGAAGCGCTTAGAGGAGAGCAGGATACGCTTGGAGACATGATAAAGGCATTTGACGAGAGAAGGAATTTCATGGCTGACAGGATAAACTGCATTGACGGAATCTCATGCACAAAGCCTGCAGGAGCATTCTATGTCATGATGAACATAAGGAATTTGATGGGAAGAGAAATAGGCGGCGTAAAGATAGAAAATTCAATGGATTTTGCAAACTATCTCCTGGACAGCGCAAAGGTTGCCGTGGTGCCTGGAATAGGCTTTGGAACCGAAGGGTACGTAAGGCTTTCGTATGCGACTTCTCTGGAGAACATAAGGGAAGGCCTAGAAAGGATCGAAAATGCGATCAACGCATAA